From the genome of Gymnogyps californianus isolate 813 chromosome 17, ASM1813914v2, whole genome shotgun sequence, one region includes:
- the CTSA gene encoding lysosomal protective protein, which produces MAHPTVRKALHISPDAPEWQVCSFEVNRSYKRLYMQMNDQYLKLLGATKYRILVYNGDVDMACNFLGDEWFVDSLCQKVQVARRPWLYTEGGENQIGGFVKEFTNIAFLTVKGAGHMVPTDRPLAAFTMFSRFIKNEPY; this is translated from the exons ATGGCGCACCCCACG GTGAGGAAGGCTCTCCACATCTCCCCCGACGCCCCGGAGTGGCAGGTGTGCAG CTTCGAGGTGAACCGCAGCTACAAGCGCCTGTACATGCAGATGAACGACCAGTACCTGAAGCTGCTCGGAGCCACG aaataCCGGATCTTGGTGTACAACGGGGATGTCGACATGGCCTGCAACTTTCTCGGGGACGAGTGGTTTGTGGACTCCCTCTGCCAGAAG GTGCAGGTGGCTCGCCGGCCCTGGCTCTACACTGAAGGAGGCGAGAACCAGATCGGGGGCTTCGTGAAGGAATTCACCAACATCGCCTTCCTCACTGTGAAG GGAGCCGGCCACATGGTGCCCACAGACCGGCCGCTCGCTGCCTTCACCATGTTCAGCCGCTTCATCAAGAACGAGCCTTACTAG
- the UBE2C gene encoding ubiquitin-conjugating enzyme E2 C isoform X1, protein MASQNADPAAVPSAAARKAAEAGATAARGSVGKRLQQELMALMMSGDKGISAFPESDNLFKWIGTIDGAAGTAYEELRYKLSLEFPSGYPYTAPTVRFLTPCYHPNVDTQGNICLDILKDKWSALYDVRTILLSIQSLLAEPNIESPLNTHAAELWKNQAAYKKYVRETYAKQAKSQET, encoded by the exons ATGGCCTCGCAGAACGCCGACCCCGCCGCCGTGCCCAGCGCAGCCGCCCGCAAAGCGGCTGAGGCGGGGGCCACGGCGGCCCGCGGCTCGGTGGGGAAGAG gctgcagcaggagctgatgGCGCTCATG ATGTCCGGTGACAAAGGCATCTCCGCCTTCCCCGAGTCCGACAACCTCTTCAAGTGGATCGGGACCATCGACGGCGCCGCCGGCACG GCCTACGAGGAGCTGCGGTACAAGCTGTCGCTGGAGTTCCCCAGCGGGTACCCCTACACCGCGCCCACCGTGCGGTTCCTGACGCCCTGCTACCACCCCAACGTCGACACCCAGGGCAACATCTGCCTCGACATCCTCAAGGACAAGTGGTCAGCCCTCTACGACGTCCGCACCATCCTGCTCTCCATCCAGAGCCTGCTGGCAG AGCCGAACATCGAGAGCCCCCTGAACACGCACGCCGCCGAGCTCTGGAAGAACCAAGCCG CCTACAAGAAATACGTGCGGGAGACGTACGCCAAGCAGGCCAAGAGCCAGGAAACCTGA
- the ZSWIM3 gene encoding LOW QUALITY PROTEIN: zinc finger SWIM domain-containing protein 3 (The sequence of the model RefSeq protein was modified relative to this genomic sequence to represent the inferred CDS: inserted 2 bases in 1 codon; deleted 2 bases in 1 codon), with translation MELGSRFRSYEDFRERFRAYKLAQGCRYGLRSCVSVRCHNRQHGTAVREDVMFMQVKFGCARTQKYSKKRKQQPSLCPAYFVLQYKEDIDQLVISELNSDHVHADPVFSLTRATAATASTAARDGPATKPCERQQAGGTDSGAAAGEDSHAVVGQPVDGAPAPFRPPALPEAAKENASALVRVAEVMKTFLRADRGSLASISADSDHGLDRLSFQTSKMKSSFMQFPESLLLHRAPSEGGHVLYAFLVESKERVGKVVHLSLLKDDTGDSVRKMLTVFKEFNPEWQKVQAVFMDVSFFHKAILHELFPSAQVLLSVYHTVRLLEKKVKEAEISSSFRQNLTLALQKAMFSPSAASLDALSQLVKRVVSPELYDYLRANWFSCELLWCMHAEKGLRFCGVHMDSLDLVTHRISSLFGQQPSLEASVLRCLECADCLDSGGLESLNRGFSSAEEDSWSSLQEKPDARAGAAAEPGPVSGSPALAEPXLGRLLRQGTGCMLATLRESCTDLGSWLCLKEWEVVQTSTQLLSPAPGSLAVRLLEDAHRVSRDCRSCSCCFHRRYRLPCRHILAVLQVHRGCVEEGMVCRRWQRRYQHLPVPGASPRCGGGSAGGRPEGRGERVRSLSLELANLLMQCEGEELEERSSALAAILAAWARSPAPGEAAGKEPAPPACSG, from the exons ATGGAGCTGGGGTCCCGTTTCAGGAGCTACGAGGACTTCAGGGAGCGCTTCCGCGCCTACAAGCTGGCGCAGGGGTGCCGCTACGGCCTGCGGAGCTGCGTCTCCGTCCGCTGCCACAACCGGCAGCACGGCACCGCCGTCCGCGAGGATGTCAT GTTCATGCAGGTGAAGTTTGGTTGTGCCCGGACccaaaaatacagcaagaagagaaagcagcaacCCAGCTTGTGTCCGGCTTATTTTGTGTTGCAATATAAGGAGGACATAGACCAGCTTGTGATCAGCGAACTGAACAGCGACCATGTCCATGCCGACCCGGTGTTTTCCCTGACCAGAGCCACCGCTGCGACGGCAAGCACCGCGGCACGCGACGGCCCCGCAACAAAACCGTGTGAGCGGCAGCAGGCGGGTGGGACCGACAGCGGCGCTGCGGCAGGTGAGGACTCGCACGCGGTTGTGGGGCAACCGGTGGACGGGGCGCCTGCTCCGTTCAGGCCTCCCGCGCTCCCTGAGGCGGCAAAGGAAAACGCCTCGGCGCTTGTCAGGGTTGCTGAGGTCATGAAAACCTTCCTGAGGGCGGACAGGGGCTCGCTGGCCTCAATTAGCGCAGACAGCGACCACGGCCTGGACAGACTCAGCTTCCAGACCAGCAAGATGAAGAGCTCGTTTATGCAGTTCCCCGAGAGCCTCCTGCTGCACCGGGCGCCGAGCGAGGGGGGACATGTTCTCTACGCTTTCCTTGTAGAGAGTAAGGAGCGAGTGGGGAAAGTGGTGCACTTGTCGCTGCTGAAGGATGACACAGGAGACAGCGTCAGGAAAATGCTGACTGTCTTCAAGGAGTTCAACCCCGAGTGGCAAAAGGTCCAGGCTGTTTTCATGGACGTGTCCTTCTTTCACAAAGCCATTCTCCACGAGCTCTTTCCCTCCGCCCAGGTGCTCCTTTCTGTCTATCACACTGTCCGACTGCTCGAGAAGAAGGTGAAGGAAGCGGAAATCTCCTCTTCCTTCAGGCAGAACTTGACGCTGGCCTTGCAGAAGGCCATGTTTTCCCCTTCGGCTGCGAGTCTGGATGCCCTGTCCCAGCTGGTGAAGCGCGTGGTCAGCCCGGAGCTGTACGACTACCTGCGAGCCAACTGGTTCTCCTGCGAGCTGCTGTGGTGCATGCACGCAGAGAAAGGTCTGCGCTTCTGCGGCGTGCACATGGACAGCCTGGACCTCGTCACGCACCGAATATCCAGTCTCTTTGGCCAGCAGCCGTCCTTGGAGGCGAGCGTTCTTCGTTGTCTGGAGTGTGCAGACTGCCTTGATTCTGGAGGCTTGGAAAGCCTGAACCGGGGTTTCTCGAGCGCCGAGGAGGACAGTTGGAGCAGCCTCCAGGAGAAGCCTGACGCGCGTGCCGGTGCTGCAGCAGAACCAGGCCCCGTTTCTGGCTCTCCGGCTCTTGCTGAGCC GCTGGGCAGGCTGCTGCGGCAGGGGACGGGCTGCATGCTGGCCACGCTCCGGGAGAGCTGCACAGACCTGGGCTCCTGGCTGTGCCTGAAGGAGTGGGAGGTGGTGCAGACGtccacccagctgctcagccCCGCACCGGGCAGCCTCGCCGTTCGGCTGCTGGAAGACGCGCACCGGGTGAGCCGGGACTGCcggagctgcagctgctgcttccacCGCCGCTACCGGCTCCCCTGCAGGCACATCCTGGCCGTGCTGCAGGTGCACCGGGGATGTGTGGAGGAAGGCATGGTGTGCAGGCGCTGGCAGAGGAGGTACCAGCACCTCCCGGTCCCCGGGGCCAGCCcccgg tgcggcgggggctcggcgggcggccggccggagggcaggggggagagagTCCGGTCCCTCAGCCTAGAGCTGGCCAACCTGCTGATGCAGTGCGAGGgcgaggagctggaggagcgCAGCTCCGCGCTGGCGGCGATCCTGGCTGCCTGGGCTCGGTCACCGGCACCGGGGGAGGCGGCCGGGAAGGAGCCGGCTCCCCCCGCCTGCTCCGGGTAA
- the TNNC2 gene encoding troponin C, skeletal muscle — MPSMTDQQVEARSFLSEEMIAEFKAAFDMFDADGGGDISTKELGTVMRMLGQNPTKEELDAIIEEVDEDGSGTIDFEEFLVMMVRQMKEDAKGKSEEELANCFRVFDRNADGFIDIEELGEILRATGEHVTEEDIEDLMKDSDKNNDGRIDFDEFLKMMEGVQ; from the exons ATGCCTTCAATG ACAGACCAGCAGGTCGAAGCCCGCTCCTTCCTCAGTGAGGAGATGATCGCGG AGTTCAAGGCCGCCTTCGACATGTTCGATGCGGACGGCGGCGGGGACATCAGCACCAAGGAGCTGGGGACGGTGATGAGGATGCTGGGCCAGAACCCCACCAAGGAGGAGCTGGACGCCATCATAGAGGAGGTGGACGAGGACG GCAGCGGCACCATCGACTTCGAGGAGTTCCTGGTGATGATGGTGCGCCAGATGAAAGAGGACGCCAAGGGCAAGTCCGAGGAGGAGTTGGCCAACTGCTTCCGCGTCTTCGACCG GAACGCAGACGGATTCATCGACATTGAGGAGCTGGGTGAGATCCTGAGGGCCACCGGGGAGCACGTCACCGAGGAGGACATAGAGGACCTGATGAAGGACTCGGACAAGAACAACGACGGCCGCATCGACTTCGACG AGTTCCTGAAGATGATGGAGGGTGTGCAGTAA
- the SNX21 gene encoding LOW QUALITY PROTEIN: sorting nexin-21 (The sequence of the model RefSeq protein was modified relative to this genomic sequence to represent the inferred CDS: substituted 1 base at 1 genomic stop codon) has translation MAARILHRLRHALAGEGGREERAHGGSEAEDCPESSELEDDTEGLSTRLSGTLSFTSHEEEEDEDEEEEDGAGEELGEPPQPTGAAAGAEDGGRAPSPRRAGXHPSPGAEWGPAAERPGGSLLTRQLQELWRKSRGSLAPQRLLFEVTSASVVSERSSKYVLYTIYLIRSGRFDKAPATIARRYSDFERLNRRLRCRFGCDMAGVAFPRKRLRRNFTAETIAKRSRAFEQFLSHLHSIAEIRRSPEFLEFFFLQDLQAAQRLTCTGMYREALATWANAYRLQDRLGVCGSGRFLLTLAGLAVCHQELDELGEAHGCCEQALQLLEAQGSHPLLGPFLQAHVHLAWKVGKDKRRSEARLQDLREAGPPLQQQPTLKECLIKEPLE, from the exons ATGGCCGCCCGCATCCTGCACCGCCTGCGGCACGCGCTGGCCGGTGAAGGCGGCCGGGAGGAGCGGGCGCATGGCGGCTCCGAGGCTGAGGACTGCCCGGAGAGCTCGGAGCTGGAGGACGACACGGAGGGGCTGTCGACGCGCCTCAGCGGCACCCTGAGCTTCACCAGccacgaggaggaggaggacgaggacgaggaggaggaggacggtgctggagaggagctgggggagccgCCGCAGCCAACGGGGGCGGCAGCGGGTGCAGAGGACGGAGGCAG AGCCCCGtccccgcggcgggcgggctgACACCCTTCTCCCGGCGCAGAGTGGGGCCCGGCGGCGGAGCGCCCCGGCGGCAGCCTGCTGACCcggcagctgcaggagctgtggaGGAAGTCGCGGGGCAGCCTGGCACCGCAGCGGCTGCTCTTCGAGGTCACCAGCGCCAGCGTGGTCAGCGAGCGCTCCTCCAAGTACGTG CTCTACACCATCTACCTGATCCGCTCCGGCCGCTTCGACAAGGCCCCCGCCACCATCGCCCGGCGCTATTCGGACTTCGAGCGGCTGAACCGCCGCCTGCGCTGCCGCTTCGGCTGCGACATGGCCGGCGTCGCCTTCCCCAGGAAGAGGCTGCGCCGGAACTTCACCGCCGAGACCATCGCCAAGCGGAGCCGAGCCTTCGAGCAGTTCCTGTCCCACCTGCACTCCATCGCCGAGATCCGCCGCTCCCCCGAGTTCCTCGAGTTCTTCTTCCTGCAGGACCTGCAGGCCGCGCAGCGCCTGACCTGCACCGGCATGTACCGCGAGGCCCTGGCCACCTGGGCCAACGCCTACCGGCTGCAGGACCGGCTGGGGGTCTGCGGCTCCGGCCGCTTCCTCCTGACGCTGGCCGGGCTGGCCGTCTGCCACCAGGAGCTGGACGAGCTCGGCGAGGCCCACGGCTGCTGCGAGCAGgcgctgcagctgctggaggccCAAGGCAGCCACCCGCTGCTGGGGCCCTTCCTGCAGGCCCACGTCCACCTGGCCTGGAAGGTGGGCAAGGACAAGCGGCGCTCGGAGGCCCGGCTGCAGGACCTGCGGGAGGCCGGGCcgcccctgcagcagcagcccaccCTGAAGGAGTGCCTGATCAAGGAGCCTCTGGAGTGA
- the LOC127023510 gene encoding LOW QUALITY PROTEIN: regulator of G-protein signaling 9-binding protein-like (The sequence of the model RefSeq protein was modified relative to this genomic sequence to represent the inferred CDS: inserted 1 base in 1 codon) yields the protein MAPGRGDAHRAXGAAGRCAAAQATLCKATAGHRQLVLQLGGSADGPRLREERRRRSAEARELSTGLRCALLAGLRQAPASPEERQELERLWVLFLSALELFLQDLRRAHHLCQLFSVQGGGGAAPLRTGLGGPGLPGRKGSRQGGGSTQPPAAPRLEEEIEQVRAMLAEMESRANIPLWTVEATQPAGMSGTAAPAAGAARGGSRAGHCCRVL from the exons ATGGCACCGGGGAGAGGGGATGCACACCGCG tgggggcagcagggaggtgtGCGGCAGCCCAGGCCACCCTCTGCAAGGCCACAGCCGGGCACCggcagctggtgctgcagcTCGGGGGCAGCGCCGACGGCCCCCGGCTGCGGGAGGAGCGGCGCAGGAGGAGCGCAGAGGCCCGCGAGCTCAGCACCG GGCTGCGATGTGCGCTGCTGGCGGGGCTGCGGCAGGCGCCGGCGAGCCCCGAGGAGCGGCAGGAGCTGGAGCGGCTGTGGgtgctcttcctctctgccctggaGCTCTTCCTGCAGGACCTGCGCCGAGCCCACCACCTCTGCCAGCTCTTCTCCGTGCAGGGGGGCGGCGGCGCAGCCCCGCTGCGCACTGGGCTGGGgggcccggggctgcccggccgcAAGGGGAGCCGGCAAGGGGGGGGTTCCACGCAGCCCCCAGCCGCCCCACGCCTGGAAGAGGAGATTGAGCAGGTGAGGGCCATGCTGGCGGAGATGGAGAGCAGAGCCAACATCCCGCTGTGGACGGTGGAGGCCACGCAGCCGGCAGGGATGAGCGGCACCGCAGCCCCCGCAGCCGGGGCGGCTCGGGGGGGGTCTCGCGCTGGGCACTGCTGCAGGGTCCTCTGA
- the ACOT8 gene encoding acyl-coenzyme A thioesterase 8 yields MAGAGTPGPARPGGLCSLGKETATPAACIKPWRRYPVAEEMAAPGDAEGAGAGPVAGRPPPGDLRSVLITSVLNLERLELDLFRGRHHWVPATRRLFGGQIVGQALVAAARAVSRDEQVHSLHCYFVRAGDPKVPVLYEVERTRTGNSFSVRSVKAIQHGKPIFTCQASFQLSQESPVQHQFTMPAVPPPEELLTQEELIQKFLQNPNLAERYRKHLNKIQAEDVPIDIKPVNPPDIFCSEPQEPKQLFWVRARGYIGETDMKVHCCVAAYISDYAFLGTALLPHRQYCIKFMVSLDHSMWFHAPFRADHWMLYECESPWAGGCRGLVQGRLWRRDGVLAVTCAQEGVIRVEQTPNQSKL; encoded by the exons ATGGCGGGCGCCGGGacgcccggcccggcccggcccggcggcctctgctccctggggaAGGAAACAGCCACCCCCGCCGCCTGTATTAAACCG TGGCGCCGGTACCCGGTCGCTGAGGAGATGGCGGCTCCGGGCGACGCCGAGGGGGCTGGCGCGGGGCCGGtggcggggcggccgccgcccggGGACCTGCGGAGCGTGCTGATCACGAGCGTGCTGAACCTGGAGCGGCTGGAGCTCGACCTCTTCAG GGGCCGGCACCACTGGGTGCCCGCGACGCGGCGCCTCTTCGGCGGGCAGATCGTGGGCCAGGCCCTGGTGGCGGCCGCCCGCGCCGTTAGCCGCGACGAACAGGTCCACTCGCTGCACTGCTACTTCGTGCGGGCAG GGGACCCCAAGGTGCCGGTGCTGTACGAGGTGGAGCGGACCCGTACAGGGAACAGCTTCTCTGTTCGTTCCGTAAAGGCCATCCAGCACGGAAAGCCGATCTTCACCTGCCAGGCCTCCTTCCAGCTCTCCCAGGAGAGCCCAGTGCAGCACCAGTTCACCATGCCTGCCGTACCACCCCCTGAGGAGCTGCTGACGCAAGAGGAGCTCATCCAGAAGTTCCTGCA GAATCCTAACTTGGCGGAGAGATACAGAAAGCATCTCAACAAGATTCAAGCCGAAGACGTGCCGATTGATATCAAACCCGTGAACCCACCAGATATATTCTGCTCGGAGCCGCAGGAGCCGAAGCAGCTCTTCTGGGTGCGAGCACGAGGCTACATAG GAGAGACTGACATGAAGGTGCACTGCTGCGTGGCCGCCTACATCTCCGACTACGCTTTCCTGGGCACGGCGCTGCTCCCGCACCGGCAGTACTGCATCAAGTTCATGGTGTCCCTTGACCATTCCATGTGGTTCCACGCGCCCTTCCGAGCGGACCACTGGATGCTGTACGAGTGCGAGAGCCCCTGGGCTG GCGGGTGCCGGGGACTGGTGCAGGGACGGCTGTGGCGCAGGGACGGGGTCCTGGCTGTCACCTGCGCGCAGGAAGGAGTCATCAGGGTGGAGCAAACACCAAACCAGAGCAAGCTCTAG
- the UBE2C gene encoding ubiquitin-conjugating enzyme E2 C isoform X2: MASQNADPAAVPSAAARKAAEAGATAARGSVGKRLQQELMALMAYEELRYKLSLEFPSGYPYTAPTVRFLTPCYHPNVDTQGNICLDILKDKWSALYDVRTILLSIQSLLAEPNIESPLNTHAAELWKNQAAYKKYVRETYAKQAKSQET; this comes from the exons ATGGCCTCGCAGAACGCCGACCCCGCCGCCGTGCCCAGCGCAGCCGCCCGCAAAGCGGCTGAGGCGGGGGCCACGGCGGCCCGCGGCTCGGTGGGGAAGAG gctgcagcaggagctgatgGCGCTCATG GCCTACGAGGAGCTGCGGTACAAGCTGTCGCTGGAGTTCCCCAGCGGGTACCCCTACACCGCGCCCACCGTGCGGTTCCTGACGCCCTGCTACCACCCCAACGTCGACACCCAGGGCAACATCTGCCTCGACATCCTCAAGGACAAGTGGTCAGCCCTCTACGACGTCCGCACCATCCTGCTCTCCATCCAGAGCCTGCTGGCAG AGCCGAACATCGAGAGCCCCCTGAACACGCACGCCGCCGAGCTCTGGAAGAACCAAGCCG CCTACAAGAAATACGTGCGGGAGACGTACGCCAAGCAGGCCAAGAGCCAGGAAACCTGA